The following nucleotide sequence is from Flavobacterium sp. N1736.
TGGATGTTTTACAAAAGCAGATATCGTAATTACTGAACCGCTATTGCCTGTAGCAATTGAATATGAAGAGATTTTTACGCCTACTTTTTCCGGTGCAACAAACGGAAGAATTGTGGCTAAAATAACAGGTGGAACACCAAATGTTGATAAATCATATAATTATGTTTGGAAAAATGCAACAGGAGTCGTTCAAACTACAACTGCTGGATTAGAAAATGGAATTTATACTATTACGTTGAACGGGGTTCCTGCCGATGATTATTTTTTAACGATTAAAGACAAAAATTATAACGAAGCAACCAATCAAATTAGTAATTGTTCGGTATTAGAATCGAAAGTGGCATTGACGGAACCGGATCCTTTAAAAGTTGTTTTTGAAATCGTCCGTACTATTTCTTGTAATACAAGCAATGAATTCGGAAATGATACAGATACAACTCCAAATGATGGTCAGCGAGACGAATCACAAGACGGTATTTTAAAAGCTCATGTAACAGGAGGAGCTCCATTAGCATCTTCTGCAAACAATGGATTACCTTATTATTTTTATTGGAAAAAGCAGCAAGCCGATGGTACATGGTCTGCTTTATCTCATATTACAGGAGAAACAGCTTCGAATCTTTCTCATGGAAATTATGCATTGAATGTAAAAGACAGAAACGGAATTGTACTTGGAACGTATGTTAATAACCAGCTTACACAGGAAATTGACATTACCCAATTCATGCAGGAGCCTTCAAAATTAGTTGTGACAATTACGCATGGTAATGTTTTTTGTAATGGAGGAAATGATGGCTGGGCGACCGCAAATGTAGTAGGCGGAACACCTCCTTATGACTATAAATGGTCTAATGAAGTAGAAATTGATACCAATACAGTTTTAACCGCCGGAGAATATTGGGTATTTATTACCGATGCCAAAGGATGTACTACACAAGAAAGTGTTACGATTATACAACCCGCAGCTCCTCTGGCTATAAAATATACAGAAGTTTTGAATCCTGGTTTTTACAAAGCGACTAACGGAAAAATTGTTGTAGAAGTTTCCGGTGGAACTATTTTTCCTGATAACTCCTATTGGTTTGAGTGGAAAAACAGTAAAGGAATAGTGCAAACTACAACAGCCACAAATTTTAATAATGGTATTTACACAATTTCTTTAAACGGACTTCCTGAGGAAACCTATAGTTTAACGGTTCGTGATGCCAATTATAATGCAGCAACAAATAAAACAAGTTGTACAGTTTCAAATTTTGTTACAACTTTAGATGATCCGGATCCGCTTGAAGTTACATTTGAGGTGGTTCGAACTATTTCTTGTAATGTGAGTAATGAATTTGGAAATGAAACAGATGCTAATCCGCAGGATAATCAAAGAGATGAATCTCAGGATGGAATTTTAAAAGCCCATGTTAAAGGAGGAATTCAGTTACAGGCAAATCAAAATAACGGACTGCCTTATTTTTATACCTGGAAAAAACAGCAAAAAGACGGTTCCTGGACGATATGGAATGACCATGATGAAACGGCAGAAAATCTGTCTGACGGAACTTATGCTTTAAATATTGAAGACGCTAATGGTATAAAACTCGGCACCTATGTAAATAATGTTTTAACAAAAGAAACTGATGTTACGCATTTTATGCCGGAGCCTGCAAAACTAAATTTGACTTTTACAAAACTCAATGCCAGTTGTAACAGTGGAGAAGATGGATGGGCAGAAGCTCATGTAACCGGCGGAACTGCACCCTATACATACGAATGGACAAACGGTGAAACAACTGCAAAAATTGAAAATATTACAACAAACAATTACTTTGTTATCATAAGTGATGCAAAAGGATGTATTGTTCAGGGAAGTATTTTTGTTGGTGACCCGAAAGGAATATTTGCGACTGAAACAATAAAAAATCCTGTTTGTTATGCAGGTAACGACGGATCAATACAGCTAAATGTTACAGGAGGAAATTTACCGTATACGTATTTGTGGAATACGGGAGAAACTACAAAAGATGTGAGTAATCTTGCTGCAGGAAATTATGAGGTAACCATAACCTGTCCGGATTGTTGTGTCTATAAAAAGAAATTTGTTCTAAAAAATCCAAATCAAATTGTTGTTGATTTAGGAAAAGACAGAACCCTGTGTAATGATCAGGTTTTAGATTTAGACGCTACAATTGCAGATAACAAGGCACAATATAGCTGGACTTCTACAAATGGGTTTACATCAAATCAGGCAAAAGTAAGTTTGACAAAAGCCGGAACCTATCATGTAAAAGTAACGTCAGGTTTAGGTTGTATTGCCGAAGATGAAATTGTAATAAAAACAAGTCAGGCGATAATTAGTGCTGAATTTTTACTGAGTTCTCAGGCCTATTTAGACGAAGAAGTAATTCTGGTTAATACAAGTAACCCTCTGGGAGAAAGCACAGAATGGGTAATACCTGCCGGAGCACATATTGTAGAACAAAAAGAAAAATATATAACACTAAAGTTTGATGAAATTGGTACTTATATTATTGGTTTACAGCAAACACAAGGAGAATGTTATGCAACGTTTAATAAAAATATTACTGTAGAAAAACGAAGTACGCTGCCTAATGCAGCTACCGGTTCTAAATTTAT
It contains:
- a CDS encoding T9SS type A sorting domain-containing protein; amino-acid sequence: MKKFYLLIILLVSGFGFAQVNYTIKISNLTYRINEGVKNRTSSNIRVTVHYQNGTSANAYARDIDNEGENENNKNLPDLYSASKPISIECFAFVNFRSGTDANSSKYANVDTYCPTGSFNQGYSPRMTNITFNYSIEAKINVTPPTDNILPTHTKKTITASSGYDAQYYKWQYTLTPNATATQWLDLPQYNNSPSISVDAVDILGANAGLNIGKDIYFRIKPCTATPGLSGVGIYSIRLSAPKVDSFTAVQPTCTDTEDGSVKLFFNRSLLNGEQLSYTLLDVDTNTPSDYNGVLAIGTDKTFSISGLRAGTYTLQLIGFKDGLNTSVDADLFDLKTFTIASPPPLAFTLASTDIQCNGGQDGTITINAAGGTRTPLGNDYYSLNNGSTWIPFPNNKPYTITGLPLGTYKVKVKDMKGCIAKTQTVVNGKIQLGDEIILEKTISQPQLPLTLNYTFKKDPIFFGASNGKIVAAISGGTIKDDKSYEYEWKNSSGVTLPTTAQYNSVDKTYYITLENVSKGEYKLTVKDKNYNNAVNKAGCSIIESSQTLTEPDKIEIVLTETQSISCNTENLETDEVKFSDGILKATVSGGIKFTGSANNGLPYKYIWSKYNTVTNLWEELTEFKTDTAESLSQGNYSLNVIDANGIVQGTYNTTDLVTAIPTTKNIVEPTKLTLSFTSGNVSCHEGNNGWATATVTGGAGSYKYKWYNTGSGIIDENKISQLIAGTYTVEVTDKNGCFTKADIVITEPLLPVAIEYEEIFTPTFSGATNGRIVAKITGGTPNVDKSYNYVWKNATGVVQTTTAGLENGIYTITLNGVPADDYFLTIKDKNYNEATNQISNCSVLESKVALTEPDPLKVVFEIVRTISCNTSNEFGNDTDTTPNDGQRDESQDGILKAHVTGGAPLASSANNGLPYYFYWKKQQADGTWSALSHITGETASNLSHGNYALNVKDRNGIVLGTYVNNQLTQEIDITQFMQEPSKLVVTITHGNVFCNGGNDGWATANVVGGTPPYDYKWSNEVEIDTNTVLTAGEYWVFITDAKGCTTQESVTIIQPAAPLAIKYTEVLNPGFYKATNGKIVVEVSGGTIFPDNSYWFEWKNSKGIVQTTTATNFNNGIYTISLNGLPEETYSLTVRDANYNAATNKTSCTVSNFVTTLDDPDPLEVTFEVVRTISCNVSNEFGNETDANPQDNQRDESQDGILKAHVKGGIQLQANQNNGLPYFYTWKKQQKDGSWTIWNDHDETAENLSDGTYALNIEDANGIKLGTYVNNVLTKETDVTHFMPEPAKLNLTFTKLNASCNSGEDGWAEAHVTGGTAPYTYEWTNGETTAKIENITTNNYFVIISDAKGCIVQGSIFVGDPKGIFATETIKNPVCYAGNDGSIQLNVTGGNLPYTYLWNTGETTKDVSNLAAGNYEVTITCPDCCVYKKKFVLKNPNQIVVDLGKDRTLCNDQVLDLDATIADNKAQYSWTSTNGFTSNQAKVSLTKAGTYHVKVTSGLGCIAEDEIVIKTSQAIISAEFLLSSQAYLDEEVILVNTSNPLGESTEWVIPAGAHIVEQKEKYITLKFDEIGTYIIGLQQTQGECYATFNKNITVEKRSTLPNAATGSKFIIDFIVTPNPSDGNFKAIVNLENNSAINLRLFSSTGQYTMIQKKDSGKKKYEVDFNTSLEAGMYILVLETEQQTLVKKIIIY